From the Endozoicomonas sp. Mp262 genome, the window TGGAGTGGAGAGCCTCAGGGCCATTCCCTGGATTTTTGCCTGGACCCAGAACCGGTTAATGCTGCCTACCTGGCTAGGCTTTGGTGTGGCACTGGATAATGCCTTAAAAAGTGGCCGTAAAGACATTCTGGAAGAAATGATTGAGCAATGGCCATTTTTCAAGGCCAGGCTGGATATGCTGGAAATGGTGTTTATGAAAGCAGACCCTCAATTGGTTAGTTTTTATGAGGAACGGCTGGTGCCTGATAATTTGAAGCCGTTGGGAAAGCGATTGCGAACCATGCTTACGAATGCCATTGAGGTGTTGATTAATCTTAAAGGGGGAAAGGAACTGATGTCTGGTCAGCCTCAGTCCAGGGATGCCATTGCCTTGAGAAATCCTTATACCGATCCGTTGAATTTTCTTCAGGCAGAATTGCTGCAACGGGTCAGGACTCAGCCTGAGGATCAGCCCTGCGAAAACCTGGAGCAGGCCCTAATGATTACAATGGCGGGTATTGCTGCCGGAATGCGTAATACGGGCTAAATATAGCTAAATAACCTGAGTTCGACATAAGCAACTGATTTTTAGACTCGTTCCCAGGCTCCAGAGGGCATTGCGACACACTCTGGATGCCGGGAACGCGAGGAATATCTCCCGCTCTGACTGAACACGTCAAACGCATTGAAATGATGGATTGGTCTAATCGGTATTCTAACGGCTATTTTCATATATTATTTTTATTTGCCTTATGGGCTAAAAATAGATGTTATTTTCTCTTAACTATTCTTTCTTGGTTGTTTTTACTGCATCTTGCCACATTTAATAGTTATTCATTATATTGATTTAATATGCGCTTTTTTTTAGTTCGCAATCACGTTGCTTGATATCGGTTAGCGTGACTTGATTGCGGCTTATATCTTTTTTCTGTTTTTTTACTGTGTTTTTTTCGGTCATGTTTCGCGCTTTCTTATCACCACTTCGTAAATTACAGATTATGATTTAATCGTATTTAGTTATAAATAAATGAAAAATTATTCATATAACGCTTCCATACAAAAACAGGTAATAATTTTTCGTGAGTCAACAGCCCCTGGCAGACCCGATCGTATCCATGGTACAGGCTCACGGCTATGATCAAGAAGTGAACAAGCCAGCTGTTATAGCATGATGATTATCAGGTGCTATAGAGGGATACAAAAAAACCAGCCGGAGATATTATGTCGCAGTCGTTTAATGTGCTGAAGCAGCCCAAGCCGTTCTACATGATCTTTTTTATCGAGCTGTGGGAGCGCTTTGGCTACTATGGTCTCCAGGCTTTGCTGGCTGTCTATTTTGTCCGGATGCTGGGCATGCCGGAAACAGAGTCCTTTGTCACATTCGGTGCGTTCAGTGCCCTGGTTTACGGACTGGTGGCCATCGGCGGGTTTCTGGGTGACAAGGTGCTGGGCACGAAGCGCACCATGTTATTAGGTGCTATCGTGCTCACCATCGGTTATGTACTGATGACCATGGCCGGTGAAAATCGCAGTCTGGTATACCTGGCGCTGGGTTCTATTGCTGTGGGTAATGGCTTGTTTAAGGCCAACCCCTCCAGCCTGCTGGCAAAATGCTACGGTGAGGGGGATCAGCGTCTTGATGGTGCATTCACCATGTACTATATGTCTGTGAATATTGGCTCTATGGTTTCCATGGTTGCCGTCCCTTATATTGCCGATGCCTATGGTTGGAGCATGGGCTTTCTGACCAGTGTCATTGGTTTGGCAGTGGCTCTTGTTAACTATGTATTAACCCGTCACTGGGTGGCGGATATGGGATCGGAGCCGGATTTCCGTCCTGTGCCCTTCTCTACTTTTGCCCTGGTGGTTGCAGGTGTTGTGGCTGCCTGCTTTGTTTGTGCCTGGATCCTTGATCACCTGACAGTGGCTCATCTTTTGCTTGCAGTAGTGGGAGCTGTTGTCCTGTTAATATTCCTGAAAGAAATTCTTGCTTCGGCAGGTGCCGAACGTCGCAAGATGGTTGTGGCACTGATTCTGATGATACAGGCCATTGCTTTCTTTGTGCTTTATATGCAAATGCCCACATCCCTGAACTTTTTTGCCATTAATAATGTGGAACCGACTTTGTTGGGCATTACTGTGAACCCACTGACTTTCCAGTCCCTGAACCCCTTCTGGATTATGGTGGCAAGCCCTGTATTGGCCTACCTCTACAATCGCAGTGGCAGTAATGGCAAAGATCTTTCCATGCCAACCAAGTTTGCGCTGGGCATGCTATGCAGTGCTGGTAGCTTTATGGTATTGCCTCTGGCGATCCAGTTTGCCAATGAACAGGGCATGGTGTCTTCCAACTGGATTGTGCTGAGTTATTTGTTCCAGTCCATTGGTGAGCTGATGATTAGTGGTCTGGGGCTGTCTATGGTTGCCCAGCTGGTTCCGGAGCGTCTCCACGGCTTTATTATGGGAGCCTGGTTTCTGACCACTTCTGCCGCTTCTGTATTGGCGGGTTTCCTGGCCGGGTTTACAGCGCCTCCTGCTGGTGACCAGGCTTCCAGTGCCCTGCAAACATTGCCTATTTATGGTCATTTCTTTGAAACTATTGGTCTGATTGCAGTGGGTATCGCCTTGGTGATGCTCATCACGGCACCCTGGTTGAATCGAATGATTGAGGCAAAAGATGAAATAGAAATAGGTGGTGAGCTGGCAAAGGCTTAAGACTACTTTTTATTCAAATGGCAGCTTTTAAAGCTGCCATTATTTATTTCTCAGCAATAATACAAGCCAAGTGAGATATGTATAAATGGTGGCGGAAATTCTAAATCAGTAAACGGATACTATTCTAAATGAAGGATTCCTGCTATATGATCAATGGGGAAAAAATAATAATTAGCAGGATAATGCCGTGAAAGAAGTGGTCATCAGTGGTACCGGACTCTATACCCCTCCAAATGCAATCAGCAATGATCAGTTGGTTGACTCATTTAACACCTGGGTTCAGTTAGAAAACCAGCGACGTGTGATTGAGGCTGCTGAAAGTAATTCTGAGCCAGTACTGTTACAGGAAAGCAGTAGTGCATTTATTGAAAAAGCATCGGGTATTAGAAGCCGTTACGTGGTGGATACAGACGGTATTCTTGACCCTTTGAATATGTGTCCTCGACTCTCTGAACGACCTGATGACAAACCTTCTATCCAGTGTGAAATGGCGCTGCAAGCGGCAAAGGGGGCATTATCACAGGCAAAGCTTGAACCCGAACAGCTTGATGGGGTCATTGTTGCCTGCTCCAACTTTCAGCGGCCCTATCCTGCCATTGCGGTAGAAGTACAGCATTATCTTGGGGCTGGCGGTTTTGCCTATGATATGAATGTGGCCTGCTCATCAGCCACTTTTGGTATTCAGGCTGCCTGTGATGCCATTCGCAGTGGCAGTGCCCGTCGAATACTAATGGTTAACCCTGAAATTTGCTCCGGACACCTGAATTTCAGGGACAGGGACAGCCATTTTATTTTTGGTGATGCCTGTACTGCCGTGATTATCGAAGCCGGAAAGCTGGCGGCAGCCCGGGTAAATAATAAAAATAGTTTCAGAGTTCTGGGGAGTAAGCTCTGGACGGGATTTTCCAATAATATACGGAATAACTTTGGCTTTATGAACCGTACTGAGCCTGATGGAGAAGGTAAGCCGGATAAATTATTTGTACAGAATGGCCGCAAAGTGTTTAAAGATGTATGCCCGAAGGTGGCAGAACATATTACTGAACATCTGTCTTCTCTGGACTTATCCACATCAGACCTTAAACGTTTATGGCTGCATCAGGCAAATCTGAATATGAACCTGCTGGTTGCCCGAAAGGTACTTGGGCATGAGCCTTCTTTGGCAGAGGCTCCGGTTATTCTTGATGAATATGCCAATACCAGTTCGGCAGGCTCTATTATTGCGTTTCATAAGCACTCAATGGATTTTAATACCGGTGATAAAGGTGTGATTTGCTCTTTTGGAGCCGGTTATTCGGTGGGAAGTGTAGTGGTGGAAAAAACTTAATCAACTGGAGGTCACTGATGTTCCATTGCATAGCTCAGTATTTTTGCAAGTAGCTATGGTGCTATTTTAGTGCTTTTAGACATCAGTAGACCTCTAATTTAAAATGCTGTAGGGAGGGAATAGTACCTGCTCAAATAGGAGTACATATGGGCAGGTGCTTATGACTAAAACCTGAATCCGTGATTTCTTGATTTGCCCGGCAGTTTTGAAAATGTGCTGATTAATTTTTTCCTTTGAAAATAACTCGGGTTATTGATTGAAGTGTTTTTATGTCGTTTTTAAGCATAAATGCTGATCAAAATATCATCAAACTTGAAGACAGGTTGAAAGAAGCCCTACCGTTATCAATACAGTACTTTCTCATTTATGGCATTTTTTTCTATCTCGCTATTCAATCAACAAAGTGCATGCTGGCTTATTAATTGATGGAAAGACCTGAAACCAGGACAGTAACGACCAAAGCGTAGCCGGTATTGATGTCCTTTTTTCAGAAGACGGGCAGCCAGGTAGATGAGTTCCTGTATCACGGTTTTTAACCGGCGTCGTTTGGCTTTATGACGTACCGGCGCATCTGGCCCGAGCAAGCAACTCTGCCCCATGTAGCGCAGAATGTTATAGACCAGTGCACCCAAACACATCACCAGGTCGTTGGTGTCAAACTTGCCTGAAGGCAGGCGCTCTAAATCCATATCAGTCTTCAACTCACTGTGAAACTGCTCGCTGGTCGCATGATCCTCATAAAGATTAATGATCTGATCATCGCTGTAGTCAGCTTCGCTGAGTGTTGTCCACCATCCTTCCAGCTCATAATCGGGTGTCAGAAATCTCTGCCCTACAGTATCAGTGGTACGCTTGATAATGCGAATAATCAGACGCTGGTTACCATAGTTGGTTTCATAGACGGTTGAGAGTGTCGCATAACTCTTTCCTGGACGCGACTCCTCCCATTTGACTTGCTTTTCTTCAAAAATGGGGAGCCAGTGTTCCTTGGTGTGATACTTTCTTGGGTTGAGCTTGATAATGTGATTCACACCTTTGAACCCGGCGATTTCCCGGCGCGATTCCTCAGCATCGTGGCCACTATCAAGGCGAACCAGAATAGGCGCTCGGGTCAAACGTCGGCTGCGGTGCAGCACTGCTTGTAAAAAGCCAATAAAATCATTCTGGGAGTGCTGAGAGCCTGGGCGTAATTCACATCCCAGGCACCAGCCTTCGCAGCCAAAGTAAGCGGCAATAGGGGCATAACCAAAGAATTTTTTATACGTGTACTCGACCCCCTCCTTTTTGGTATTGCTGTTATCCATAGGGAATACGTCGATATCCAGTGGTATGTGCTGCTTCTTATCGAGTTTTTTCGGAAGGGGTGTGACGGGCACCTGAAGATTAACCAGGACATCGGTAAGGCTGTCCTCGATGAAAGGAATCAGTTGGGCGGCATCTTCATTGAAACGCTGTCTTAAGCGGCTGGCTGAAGGCATTTGTTTAATGCCCATTGCCAACCGGAACCAGTCGTTATCCCGGTTATTATCAACATTATCAAAATCACTTTTACCCTGAGCCAGTTGGCCGCAGTAAGCTCTGATCAGGTCGATATGAGTGATACGGTGCCTTTTTTTTATTTTGCGCAGGGATTTGCTTAACGCTGTCTTTTTGTTGAGTGCATGACCAACGAAATAAAGCCCTGCGACCGGTGTATAAAATTCCGTCTGTGATTGTTCAATTTTCAGTTTCACAAAAATGCACCCAGGTGGTGAAAATTAGAGTGGGTGCATTTTAACTTGGAACTTACGTTTTGTGGTTGATCCAGAGGAGTTGGGCTACAGTGAACTCACGGATTCAGGTAAAACTGCGTGAAAGTGGTGAGGGTGTATACTTGTCTATTGGAAGGATGGGGAATACTTATTCTTGTAAGGCGTTTTCTATCAAGTTAATTTTTCCATATGAAAAGTTGTTGGTGTGTTCGTGTGAAAGCTGTACTTTTTTTGTTTTTTACTTCATTTATTATGAAATCATACTCTTTTATTTGGGAGGATTTTTCTGAAAAAGCTATTGAGATAGAGGCTAAGAAGCTTATTTCAAAAATTGACGAAAACTATGCTATTAACACTGTGCAAATCGTTTCAATGAGTGCTTATGGAGTTGTTTTAAGAGTTTGGGAAATTGACCAGTCTGTTTTCCATATAATTAAAGTACATTACACTGAAAGGCGTAGCTACTATTGTAAAAAATATGGGGGGGGGGATTTTTATTTTGTAGAGCCATATGAAATTCTTGCAATAAAAAAAATAAAAAGAAGAGGTTTGATATGTGAGAATTTACCTGCTTGGTTTAGATGGGGGCGTATTGATGATGTTTGGGTTCATATTATGCCGGAATATCCCTCTTCCCTAAGGGAACTTATAAATCTTGCTAGAGAAAGAAAGATTTTATTTAATGAAGGATTTATTAAATATATTGTTAGGCAGATTCTTGTTGCTTTAGATTATATGCATAAGTCAGAATTTATACACAGGGATTTAAAACCAGAAAATATTATGCTTTCTGAGTCTGCTGAAAATATTCTTAAAAATATGAAGAATCCTTTCAAGGTCATTGTTATTGACTTCGGGTTAGCAAAAGGGTGTGTTGCAGGAAAAAGCGGTTGTTGTGCTATGGCATCAAGGACTGTAAATAGCTATTTTAATGCAGAAGTTGGATGTTGTGATAAAGAGAACAATGTAACTCGTCCAGAAACGCCAGATATGGTCACGTCAACTTATCGCGCACGGGAAGCGTGTTTAGATCCAAAACGTCAGTTTTATTCCTATGCAACGGATATATGGTCTCTAGGGGTTATTTTTCAGGAGTTATACGTTGGTCAAAACTATTTTTATAATAGCTGGAAGTATCGTTATGATAAAACACTTGACGAAAGAAGGAACTTGCTGATCTTTATTGATCAGCTACTTAGCCAGGCTGACGATTGGCGTTGTAGCTACAAGCTATATTGGCAGAGTCTTTTTGGTCGATTAGCTGAAGAAGTCTTTTCTGGTTTATATAAATATATATATGATGATGATTATAAATTTTTAATTCAACAGAATTTCCCACCGGGGTATTTGTCTTCAGAAGGGTTTATGATGTTGTGTAGCATGCTGCATCCAGACCCTTATCAAAGACCTTGTCCATCCTGCTTATTACAGAAATCATATTGGCTAAATCAGCCGGAACAGGAACTTTGTCATCAATGGAGTGTTTCGATAGATCATAAATTACATGATAAGGTTCCACTGTCAATTGATATTTTGCCTGGGTATATCTATTCATTTTTGGTGCAGCTAAATGAAGGCTCTAATGGTGGAAGATTCCAGTTCGAGTGGCGTTGAACTGGATGGAGCGTGGATAGCCATTTAATGAAGCTATCGCCAAAGATAAACCGCTTTATCCCAGGGGCAATGGTAAACCCGTACCCAGGTTTCCCGCTCGTTTTCAATGCTGATTTGGTAGCGCAGAAAATTGTTCTTGGGTGAACTGGTGACGAAAATAGTGGCGGGTACTTTAATCAATATAGGAGTTCCATCTATTACTTCGCTGCTATTCATCACCATATCGACGACGGATGTGATTATTTTGGATTGCAGGTTGAAGGAAAAATGATCTTTAAAAGAAAGCCGGTAAGTTTGTTTGTCCTCGGGAAGACTGCCAATGGAGGCTGCCGTTGAGCAACGGTTGAGGTCGATATAGCCAGAGGGGGGCTGGTTTTCTTTCAGGGCTTCCTGCAGCTGATCATGGTGGGTGATTTTTTCAGAATTAGCCCCTGCGGTAAAAGCGGTGAATCCCAGCAGGACAATTCCCAACAGTGTGAATGGTTTTTTCATAGAGATAATTCATTGTTAATAACCATAAACAATGCTATCGGCAGTTCCGGTGGTTTCTTGGAGGTTGTTATCCCGCTTGTCACAAAGGGGCGGGCTGTATATGCTTTGGTGTTTTTTACTGCCCTGTTATTCAGGAAGCAGTATCGAAGTATTCGATTTTAAAGGCAGTGTGGTTACAGCGTACTGCCAGTGACAGGAGCATAGATTCATGCGAGTGATTCTGTTGGGAGCGCCAGGCGCCGGTAAAGGTACTCAGGCCCAGTTTATTATGGAAGAGTTTGGTATTCCCCAGATTTCTACCGGAGACATGTTGCGTGCGGCTATCAAGGCCGGCACTGAGTTGGGGCAGAAGGTCAAAGCTGTGATGGAGTCTGGCTCCCTGGTTTCTGATGAGATTATCATCGCTCTGGTAAAAGAACGGATTCAGCAGGATGACTGCGCCAAGGGGTTCCTGTTTGATGGTTTTCCGAGAACTATCCCTCAGGCTGAAGCCCTGCGTGATGCCGGTGTTGAGATTGATCATGTTGTGGAAATCGCGGTAGAAGACGAAGAAATTGTTAAGCGTATGGGTGGTCGTCGTGTCCATATGGACAGTGGTCGCACCTATCACGTGGTTTACAACCCGCCTAAAGAAGAAGGTAAGGATGACGTAACCGGTGAACCCCTGGTTCAGCGTGATGATGATCAGGAAGAAACTGTACGTAAGCGCCTGGCTGTATACCATGAGCAGACTGCGCCCCTGGTTGATTTTTACCGCGCTGATGATGTGAAAGCCTGCTACTCAAGAATTGAAGGTATCGGCAGTGTCGACGAAATTCGTGGCAAAGTGCTTGAAGCCTTAAAATAATCCTTTATAGCCATGCCTATGGGACGCTTTGCGTCCCTTCTTTTTTTCAGGATTTTTTTATGAAGCTTCTTGCTATTGATACAGCCACTGAAGCCTGCTCTGTAGCCTTGAATATTAATGGTGAAGTAACAGAGCATTTTGAGTTGTTGCCCCGTCGCCATAGCCGGGAACTACTGCCAATGATAGAGCAGATACTTGGTGATGCGGGGCTGGCAATCGGCCAGATTGATGCCCTGGTATTTGGTCGGGGGCCTGGTGCATTTACTGGTTTAAGGGTGGCCACAGCCATGGCTCAGGGGCTGGCTTTTGCTGCGGATATCCCGGTTATTCCGGTGTCTACCCTGGCTGCCTTGGCTCAGCAAGGTTATCGGTTATACGGTGCCAGTCAGGTACTTTCTGCCATTGATGCCAGAATGGATGAGGTCTACTGGGGGGCTTTCTCGGAAAAAGCGGGATTGATGGCGCTTCTGGATGATGAACAAGTGCTGGCTCCGGAGGCGGTTACCTTGCCAAATGGATTGAATGATCAGTGGTTGGGTATGGGAACAGGCTGGCTTTATCAGGACCGGTTAGCGGTAACAGTGACTGACAGCCATAAAGAGGCACTGCCTCATGCTCTTGATATGGCACTGCTGGCTGCGGCTGATTTCCGGGAAGGAAGGATGTTGCCGGCAGAGGAGGCGATGCCAGTCTATCTCAGGGATAAAGTGGCTTTGACAAAACGCGAGCGCCAGGGACAATGAAGGCGCCGTTATTTATTGATGCCAGAGACTGGCCTTTGGGCAAAGATCGGTTGCACTCATTGGTTGAGGCCACAGGAGCGGAGCCAGTACCATCAGGTAAACCAGCCTTTCCTGAAGGGGCGATGATTCTGGGCTATACATCAGTAGGGCTGGGATTATGGCGGTCAGGTACCAGGGAATCACCAGTCATAGTGGATTTTGTGGGTGGCAAGGCAGGTCATCGCCGTCGGTTTGGTGGTGGCAAAGGCCAGGACATTGCCAAGGCGGTGGGGCTTAATAAAGGCGTAAAACCTTCTGTTCTGGATGCAACCGGAGGTCTTGGCCGTGATGCATTTGTTCTGGCCAGTCTTGGTTGTCAGGTTACGTTGATAGAGCGCTCTCCGGTGATTGCTGCCCTGTTGGATGATGGCCTACAGAGAGCTGCGCTGAATGCTGAGGTGGGAGAAATTGCTGATCGAATCCATTTGCAGCATGCAGATTCTGTTGAAACCATGGAATCTATGAAAAACCGGCGGCAAACGGTGGATGTAGTCTATCTTGATCCGATGTTCCCCCATCGGGATAAGTCAGCCCTGGTGAAAAAAGAGATGAGGCTGTTTCAGGATTTGGTGGGAGCTGATATGGACTCGGATGGTCTGCTCCAGCCGGCCCTGGATCTTGCTGAGTATAGGGTTGTGGTCAAGCGTCCGCGCAAGGCTCCTGACCTTGGTGATCAAGAACCCACCTATCGTCTGGAAGGTAAATCCTGCCGGTATGACATTCATGCGCTGAAGGGTTTTGCCTGAAATTCAGGATGTAGGGAATGGTGAATGGGGACCAGGGAATGGTTATTCGCTAAAAGCCCATCTCATTTCTGCTAACTGAACCATTCCCCATTCCCAATCACTAATTAAACCAATGTCGTGTTCTATTGGCAAAAGCCACCAGGGAGAGCATTACAGGAACTTCCACCAGTACGCCAACCACTGTTGCCAGAGCTGCTCCTGAGTGTAATCCAAATAAAGAAATTGCCACGGCTACGGCTAGCTCAAAGAAGTTTGACGTGCCAATCATTGAAGCAGGTGCGGCCACATTATGGGGAAGTTTCATAAACTTTGCAGCACTGTAGGTCAGGGCAAATATACCATAGGTTTGAATCAGTAATGGTATTGCTATCAGGGCGATGGTTTGGGGTTGCTCCAGGATTACTTCAGCCTGTAATCCAAACAGGATAACCACCGTTGCCAGCAGGCCCAGGATTGACCAGGGTTTTAGACGGTGGAGAAGTTGCTGAAGCTTCTCTTTATTGCCACTTTTTTCCATATGCCTTCGGGTCAGGGCTCCGGCAATAAGAGGGAGTAACACATAAAGCACGACAGATGTCAGTAGTGTTTCCCAGGGAACCTGAATGTCACTCACTCCCAGCAGAAAGGCTGTGATAGGTGCAAAGGCAAAAATCATGATGATGTCATTAACAGATACCTGAACCAGCGTGTAATTGGCATCCCCCTTGGTTAACTGGCTCCAGACAAATACCATGGCTGTACAGGGCGCAACACCCAGCAAGATCATACCGGCAATATATTCAGCGGCAGACTCGGCTGATACCCAGTGGGCGAAGAAAACACGGAAGAACAGCCATCCCAGAAAAGCCATGGAAAAAGGCTTGATCAGCCAATTGATAACCAGTGTAAGAACCAGGCCTTTTGGCTTCTTGCCAATATCTTTAATGGCTGAGAAATCAATCTGTACCATCATTGGATAGATCATAATCCAGATCAGCAGAGCCACCACCAGATTAACATGGGCCCACTCCAGGCTGGCAATAAAGTAGAAGAGGCCCGGGAAAATATTTCCTGCAATGACGCCTGCAATTATGCAGAGAGCAACCCATATACTTAAGTAGCGTTCAAAAATCCCCATCATGATAACTCCAGAAAGAATTGTGATTTGAGTATTAGATGTTTTGTAAAGCTTGAAGCTCTGCTTTTAAGGCATCTATCGATTTTGTCGTATCAAGAGACAGCAAGGCTTTGACTCGTGCTTCAATGGTTGAAATAACAAGATCAAATGCTGCATCCACAGTCAGTTCCGGGTTATCAAGATGGGTTGGGTCAGGCAAGCCCCAGTGCAATTTCAAAAGAGGACCAAGCCAGATTGGACAGCTTTCTCCAGCTGCCTGATCACAGACAGTAATGACAATATCAGGGTGATAATCTTTGAGATCATCCCAGCTCTTGCTGGTTAAGGACTGGGTGTTGTAGCCTCGTGTTTCGAGCTGTTCCAGGGTTAAAGGATGAACCTTGCCTGTCGGTGCGCTGCCAGCGCTAGCAACAGTCAGTTGTCCCTCAGCAAGTCTGTAAGTGATAGCTTCTGCAAGAATACTCCGGCAAGCATTGTGGGTGCAGAGAAATAGCAGCTTCATGGAATAGTCTCTGTTTTGGTTCACATTAATATATGGAAAAACATATATATTGGGGTAAAATTTTTAGCAACACACCAGCATTCGGGTAGGTCTGTCACCCATTTGATTCAAGTTTTTCAGATTGTCTCGAATAAAAACCGGGTTGTTTTGGGTTGTAGCGCCTAAGACTTGCCTGCTCCATTCAGGCAGCGATGGGTTAATGCGGTAAAAAACCCACTGTCCTTGCCGTCTATCAATCAGCAGATCGCATTTTCTTAGCTGAGCAAGGTGCCTTGATATCTTGGGCTGGATCTCTTCAAGGGCTGCTGTGAGCTCACAAACACAGAGCTCTTTTTCCTGCTCGATAAGCATCAGGCACTTCAGGCGAGTCTCATCGGCAAGGCACTTATAAAAGGTTACTGGGTTCATACACTGATACTGAACAGTCAGTTTATCGATGCGGGTAGTATATATGGAAAAACGTATATAACAACAGGGAATGGGAAATAGTGAATGGGGAATGGTATAACGAAGCCCTTTCCTATTCCCTATTCCCTATTCCCTAAGGAGTAATAGCTGCCGTACTATAGGTTGTCTGATGGATACTATGGCGGATTTCTGTACTCAGAACTTTAAATGCCTGTTCTGCAACCTGTGCAATTTCATCCCCAAAGGTGAGTTTGTTGGTCTGGGCTATGGTAATGACGTTGTTTTTCCGAAGCTGCTCGATAAATCCCCGGAACAGGGATTTGTCAAAAAACTCCGGCGCATTCAGTCCATGGATAATGCTGAGTCGCTGGGCCAGGTCTTTGGCCTGGTTTTCCAGGGCTTGCTGTTCAATGGCATCACTACCATTACTGATCAGCAGGCTAATGGTCATATAGAATCTTTCCAGGGTTTGGACAATGGCTCTGGACAGCACTGTCAGCATAATAAAGTGGGTTGATGCTGTATCCGGACGATAGTAAGTGGCCTCCTGATCCTTTTCAATGAGGCCCTCATCCACCATTGCTTGTAGCCACTGGCTGACAACCTTCAAGAACTCCCTGGGACTCCATTCAATAAAGAGCTCTGCCTTCAGATAAGGGTAGAGTATTGAGCAGATGCGCATGACCTCTTTACGTGAGATGGCACTGTTGTTAACAAACAGACAGCTGATCAATGAAGGGATAGCAAAAATATGCAGGATATTATTACGGTAATAGGTCATTTGAACCGCAGTGCTGTCTTCCAGCCTGAAAATATCGCCGAGGGAGTCTGTTTGACGTGTTACCAGCTTAAGGTCTTCTACATAGTTGATCATACTGCGGCCATCAAGCTCGGTCATCACCGTCTTTTGGCTATAGGGCATTCTGGCTAGTAGTTTTGCATAGGTGTCCAGCTGTAATAATAGCTCCTGTTCTCCCAGGGCATGGCGTGGTGTTGACAGGAGTGCCATGGCAACCAGGTTCACTGGATTGATGGTTGCTGCCGAGTTGATTCGACCTGCAATTTTTTGAGCCAGGCTATTGGTTGCTCCCTTTAGCCAGTCAGGTTTAAGGTCGGGACCATTGAGAGTGGATTTCCAGTGAGGCACTTCATTGTTCAGAAACTCCCCAAGATGGATGGGCTCACCGAAGTTAATCCAGGCTTTACCAAAGTGGTTTTTCAGGGCAGCAACGGTTTTGAATATATCCAGTGGAGATTCTTTCTTTTTGCTCTTGCCTCTTAGCTCTCCCAGGTAGGTGCCCACTTCAAGCAGTTTTTCATAGCCGATATACACC encodes:
- a CDS encoding beta-ketoacyl-ACP synthase III, which translates into the protein MKEVVISGTGLYTPPNAISNDQLVDSFNTWVQLENQRRVIEAAESNSEPVLLQESSSAFIEKASGIRSRYVVDTDGILDPLNMCPRLSERPDDKPSIQCEMALQAAKGALSQAKLEPEQLDGVIVACSNFQRPYPAIAVEVQHYLGAGGFAYDMNVACSSATFGIQAACDAIRSGSARRILMVNPEICSGHLNFRDRDSHFIFGDACTAVIIEAGKLAAARVNNKNSFRVLGSKLWTGFSNNIRNNFGFMNRTEPDGEGKPDKLFVQNGRKVFKDVCPKVAEHITEHLSSLDLSTSDLKRLWLHQANLNMNLLVARKVLGHEPSLAEAPVILDEYANTSSAGSIIAFHKHSMDFNTGDKGVICSFGAGYSVGSVVVEKT
- a CDS encoding IS1380 family transposase: MKLKIEQSQTEFYTPVAGLYFVGHALNKKTALSKSLRKIKKRHRITHIDLIRAYCGQLAQGKSDFDNVDNNRDNDWFRLAMGIKQMPSASRLRQRFNEDAAQLIPFIEDSLTDVLVNLQVPVTPLPKKLDKKQHIPLDIDVFPMDNSNTKKEGVEYTYKKFFGYAPIAAYFGCEGWCLGCELRPGSQHSQNDFIGFLQAVLHRSRRLTRAPILVRLDSGHDAEESRREIAGFKGVNHIIKLNPRKYHTKEHWLPIFEEKQVKWEESRPGKSYATLSTVYETNYGNQRLIIRIIKRTTDTVGQRFLTPDYELEGWWTTLSEADYSDDQIINLYEDHATSEQFHSELKTDMDLERLPSGKFDTNDLVMCLGALVYNILRYMGQSCLLGPDAPVRHKAKRRRLKTVIQELIYLAARLLKKGHQYRLRFGRYCPGFRSFHQLISQHALC
- the adk gene encoding adenylate kinase: MRVILLGAPGAGKGTQAQFIMEEFGIPQISTGDMLRAAIKAGTELGQKVKAVMESGSLVSDEIIIALVKERIQQDDCAKGFLFDGFPRTIPQAEALRDAGVEIDHVVEIAVEDEEIVKRMGGRRVHMDSGRTYHVVYNPPKEEGKDDVTGEPLVQRDDDQEETVRKRLAVYHEQTAPLVDFYRADDVKACYSRIEGIGSVDEIRGKVLEALK
- a CDS encoding protein kinase, whose amino-acid sequence is MKSYSFIWEDFSEKAIEIEAKKLISKIDENYAINTVQIVSMSAYGVVLRVWEIDQSVFHIIKVHYTERRSYYCKKYGGGDFYFVEPYEILAIKKIKRRGLICENLPAWFRWGRIDDVWVHIMPEYPSSLRELINLARERKILFNEGFIKYIVRQILVALDYMHKSEFIHRDLKPENIMLSESAENILKNMKNPFKVIVIDFGLAKGCVAGKSGCCAMASRTVNSYFNAEVGCCDKENNVTRPETPDMVTSTYRAREACLDPKRQFYSYATDIWSLGVIFQELYVGQNYFYNSWKYRYDKTLDERRNLLIFIDQLLSQADDWRCSYKLYWQSLFGRLAEEVFSGLYKYIYDDDYKFLIQQNFPPGYLSSEGFMMLCSMLHPDPYQRPCPSCLLQKSYWLNQPEQELCHQWSVSIDHKLHDKVPLSIDILPGYIYSFLVQLNEGSNGGRFQFEWR
- a CDS encoding oligopeptide:H+ symporter; its protein translation is MSQSFNVLKQPKPFYMIFFIELWERFGYYGLQALLAVYFVRMLGMPETESFVTFGAFSALVYGLVAIGGFLGDKVLGTKRTMLLGAIVLTIGYVLMTMAGENRSLVYLALGSIAVGNGLFKANPSSLLAKCYGEGDQRLDGAFTMYYMSVNIGSMVSMVAVPYIADAYGWSMGFLTSVIGLAVALVNYVLTRHWVADMGSEPDFRPVPFSTFALVVAGVVAACFVCAWILDHLTVAHLLLAVVGAVVLLIFLKEILASAGAERRKMVVALILMIQAIAFFVLYMQMPTSLNFFAINNVEPTLLGITVNPLTFQSLNPFWIMVASPVLAYLYNRSGSNGKDLSMPTKFALGMLCSAGSFMVLPLAIQFANEQGMVSSNWIVLSYLFQSIGELMISGLGLSMVAQLVPERLHGFIMGAWFLTTSAASVLAGFLAGFTAPPAGDQASSALQTLPIYGHFFETIGLIAVGIALVMLITAPWLNRMIEAKDEIEIGGELAKA